AATGACCGTTGCTACCCAGGTTCCTTATCTATTAAGAGCAGCACATGGCGAAACGTTGGATCGTCCGCCAGTATGGATGATGCGGCAAGCAGGTCGCTATATGAAAGCCTATCGGGAACTACGGGAAAAATATCCTTCATTTCGCGAACGTTCCGAAATTCCTGAAGTGGCGATTGAAGTTTCCTTGCAACCCTGGAGGGCGTTTCAACCGGATGGGGTCATTCTATTTTCTGATATTGTCACACCCTTGCCAGGCTTGGGCGTAGATATGGATATCGCCGAAGGCAAAGGCCCAATCATTGCCTCACCGATTCGTACACAAGCACAAGTCGATCAATTGCGTCCGCTTGAACCTGAAGAATCGTTACCGTTTATTAAAATAATTTTACAAGCACTGCGCCAAGAAGTTGGTAATAAAGCGGCGGTGTTAGGTTTTGTAGGTGCGCCGTGGACGCTTGCTGCCTATATGGTGGAAGGCAAAGGTTCCAAAACTTATTCCAAAATTAAGGGAATGGCGTTCTCCGACCCGACAATTTTGCATCAACTCTTGACGAAATTAGCGGATGCGATCGCAACTTACGTCCGCTATCAAATCGACTGCGGGGCGCAAGTTGTACAAATGTTTGATTCGTGGGCGGGAGAACTCTCGCCGCAAGATTACGAAACGTTTGCTTTACCGTATCAACAGCGTGTCTTCCATCAAGTCAAGCAAACACACCCTGATACAC
This sequence is a window from Chroogloeocystis siderophila 5.2 s.c.1. Protein-coding genes within it:
- the hemE gene encoding uroporphyrinogen decarboxylase, with translation MTVATQVPYLLRAAHGETLDRPPVWMMRQAGRYMKAYRELREKYPSFRERSEIPEVAIEVSLQPWRAFQPDGVILFSDIVTPLPGLGVDMDIAEGKGPIIASPIRTQAQVDQLRPLEPEESLPFIKIILQALRQEVGNKAAVLGFVGAPWTLAAYMVEGKGSKTYSKIKGMAFSDPTILHQLLTKLADAIATYVRYQIDCGAQVVQMFDSWAGELSPQDYETFALPYQQRVFHQVKQTHPDTPLILLVSGSAGLLERMAQSGADIISVDWTVDMADARTRLGNMKVQGNLDPGVLFGSKEFIRDRIYDTVRKAGNQGHILNLGHGVLPETPEENVAFFFETAKNLNLRGEG